The following nucleotide sequence is from Macrobrachium nipponense isolate FS-2020 chromosome 21, ASM1510439v2, whole genome shotgun sequence.
GATAACCCTGACCTTGTCTTCTTTGGATTTTGAACCCAGGGATAAGAACAAGGATTACTCCCATAGAAAACCCAAGCATAACCAAAGTTCTAATAGACCAGGTAATCAGACCAAAACTCAGGTTAGTTCTTACACCCCTAAGAAACATGATGTTACGAATCTGAGTATTTCTGTCACTCCAGGTCAGCCTATTAAGACGGCTAGAACTCAAAGTGGTGTATTCTGTGATAGACCAGAACATAAAGCCTACCAGTGTGACATTTACAAGACCACGCAAGAACGCATTTCAAGACTTACCGCACAAAATCGTTGCGTGAAATGCACTTCATCTAACCATGAGACAACAGATTGTCTTGTAAAGTTCCACAAATGTCTGTCATGTAAAACTGGACTACACCATTCAGCATTGTGCCCTGATTCCTCAACTGAAGTCTCTGCTGTGAACTATTGTGGAGACAATAACAGTGACAAAGActtaaagtcacaaacaagtgGAATTCTCCCTACCGCCTTAATGAAAGTGGTGTGTCCGCCCTCAGGCAACACCAAGGAACTCAGATCACTGTTTGATTCTGGGGCGCAACGCACCTTCATCACACAAGAGGGATTGGAAGAGTGTAAACTTGTATGAGACAATCCTGTCCAACTGAGCATCAGTGGGTTCTGGGATACCAAAGAACCTAGAGAATATAGTACGGTCACTGTACCTATCAGGGTAAACGATGACAGCCTTGCAACTTTAAAGGCTATTGTCGTACCTAAACTACCTCAGAGCGCTAGGCCTCGTGGACTCTGCAAGATAGTCTCTGAACTGAAGAGCCAGAAGGTAACCCTAGCTGATCCTAACTTGTCAAGTAGTCAGGTTGACCAGGTGAAACTGCTTGTTGGCATAGATCACTACTTTGACT
It contains:
- the LOC135197491 gene encoding uncharacterized protein LOC135197491; translation: MKNSTFFKYLVQLGEEGFSEQDPDRTQLTAKQRHANQVIIQSTEVLEKLKIICMEAKPKSIATEFRPLHKVKLPSLSQPEFEGIDGEGAPFWDVFESNVHSRPDLRAVDKFNYLKGCLKGEALALIKNILVTNENYLDAIDMLKKTYADPEKITSSLICQVAGLPKPSADLDSLRGFRAKLEQFVRGIERNKPNSDHYIREGLGKITLTLSSLDFEPRDKNKDYSHRKPKHNQSSNRPGNQTKTQVSSYTPKKHDVTNLSISVTPGQPIKTARTQSGVFCDRPEHKAYQCDIYKTTQERISRLTAQNRCVKCTSSNHETTDCLVKFHKCLSCKTGLHHSALCPDSSTEVSAVNYCGDNNSDKDLKSQTSGILPTALMKVVCPPSGNTKELRSLFDSGAQRTFITQEGLEECKLV